The genomic DNA CAATGGACCTTTGAAGAAGTTGACTTAAAACTTAAAACCATCATGCAAAACATCTTCCACAACATCGATGATGCAGCTAAAAATTACGGATTCGATAAAAATTACGTAATTGGAGCAAACATTGCAGGATTCGAAAAAGTAGTGGATGCAATGAACGCACAAGGTATTGTATAAGTTTATTTAATTGTGAGAATCAAATTCTCACTTTTTTTCTTGTTTTTTTTTTTGATAGCTATTGTCTATCGTTTTTATATTTGAAAAGTAGTTTTTTTTTAATCTAGGTACTTTACTATTTTTTCTCCTTTTTCAGTAAGCTTGTATAATCTTCCCTTTTTCATTTCTGGAGTAGCACAGTAAACTAGATCGTGTTTTCTTAAATCAGCTAGTAAATTTGATGTATGGTTTGTATTGATATTTAGGGAATTCTTTATGTCAGTAGGTGTTTTCACCTTGTTATTTAGATATTTTATAATGTTTTGCCTATGTTTTGAAGCCCTAACATATGCAACCATTTGTAATACTTTTTCTTCGTCACACATGATACTATTTTTATTAATTGTTAATACTATACATATATATAATATTATACATTATTATATTCCCTTTTACAAATTTTTAATGCATTGTCCAGAAGCCGGTTCATTTTTCAATATTTTTTCATGTTAAATAAAATGGCTCGCCTCCCGCTCTTTTTACAAAATATTTATTATGATTAATCAACATATCTATTAATGTATATAATTTTTTAATATTTTGGAGATTATAAGATGGATAAAGTTAAAAAGGCCGATTGGAAAATTAGATTTGCAGTTGTCATGATTATAATTGCTTTCATCTTTTTTGCTTCAAGAATGCTTTATTTAGGAGATTCCGAAGAGGTTGTGTCTTATCTTTGGAAACAAATTGGTTTTATTCCAGTAAACATTCTTCTTGTAGCATTTTTAATTGATGGAATTATATCTAAGAAGGAACATGAGGCTATTTTGGAAAAAGTTGACATGATCATGGGTACTTTCTTTACCAAATTAGGTAATGATTTGGTGCATATGATTAGTACTGCAAGTGTGAATACAGTAAGTACTCATGCTTTAAAAAACATTAGGGATTGGGATGATAAGGATTATGAGAACAAATTAAAAGAGTTTAAGGAACATCCTGTCGAATTTGACACTGCTCTGAAAGGGGAGGAAAGAGCTAAATTCCTAAATGAGATTCAGGATATCCTATCCGAGAATAGGGATTTCATTATTAACTTAATCAACAACCCCAACCTTCTCAAAAAAGGGGAATTCTCAGGATTGATGATTGCACTTTTGCATTTGGATGAGGAACTTGCAAGGAGAGGAGATTTAAATAATGTTTCTGACACTGATTTCGCTCACTTAAAAGGAGATATTGCAAGAGTCTACTCTCATTTGATTTATGAATGGATCTATTATTTAAGATACTTGAATAAGTTTTATCCTTACATGATTTCATTGGCTATTAGAACAAATCCTTTTGATTGCGATGCTGATGTTCATATAAATGAATAATGGAGACAATTATGGATTCCAGGCAATTAATAGTTAGAATAAATCAGGCTTTCATCAATAAAAACTTCGAGGAGGTTATTGATTTGTGTGATTTGATTCTTCATGACGACGGTTTCAACATGAATGCACTACTTAAAAAAGGAGACTCATTGGTTGAATTAAATCATCATGATAAAGCTATTGATTGTTATAAACTTATTTTACAGAACAATAACAGAATAATTCCTGCTTTGACAAATTTGGGTTATTGTTATTTGGAATTGGGTAGAATCGATGAAGCTATCTCTTCATTTGATGAAGCACTAAAATTAAATCCAAATGCTTTGCCTGCAATAACTGGCAAATCAATGGCCTGCATAAAGGCAGAAGATTTTTATGGTGCTATTTCTTGTTTTGACAAATTGTTGGAGCTTGATGATTCAAATCCTAATTTTTATTATCAAAAAGGATTGCTTTATAAAAAGTTAAATGATTCTTCTAAGGCTGAGGAATGTTTTGACAAAGCTTCAAAACTAGATTCAAGCTTATTCAATGGAAAGTCATTATAGTTTATTGAATATTGCATATTAATGTCTTTAAATATCGGTCTTTAAAAATTGAAAGAACTTTTTTATAATGGGTATAAATTTTCCTGCTTTTTCTTATGGATGTGCTGGCACATATTATTAAAATCTTTTAGCATTTAATCGTATTTGATAGTGGCCATGCAATATAATTAGAATATCTCACATCTGTCTATTTTAATGACTCTTTCTATTTAATAGATAAAGTATCCAATATTTATGTTTTCGAGAAAAATAGTGTTAGATTAAGATTGATTGCGGAGCACTTTGGATTTAGTATGTGATTCTTTTTAAATGTTTAAAGTACAAATTAAAGTTTAAAATGATTAAAAAAATGTGAGATACTATTTCAACTGTCTGTTTCCATGATATTCATTGCATCTTTATGATTAATGGTCTTAAAAGAGTAAATTTAATCTTTGAATTTTATTACTTCATACTCTATAGGTAATTTGGAAACGGCTTCCATAAAGTCTACCTGTCTTTTCAAATCCTTTTTTGTATATAAAAAATAAACTGCAGGAACCCATAATGCAACCCAACCAACAATAATGATCATTGTGTTTATAGGGTCGGTAATGCGATAATTTGGAACAATGCGGTCAAGAACGTTGTTGAACAGCATGCAGATAAGTATTATTGAAATTCCGTAAGCAAGTTCCTTTCTCCTTACTTTATTCAAATGCTGGTAATTTTTCATAAGGTCCATGTGCTTTTTAACGAAATATTTCTTCAAATCATTTTCAAGAGTGATTTTCTCTCTGCTTTTGCAGTTTTCAATCTGCAAATGGATTCTAACCTTATCAATGTCTTCCAGGGTATATGCCTTAAGACATTCTTTTAAATATGCTTCTAAATCAGGATTTAGGGACTTGTTTTTAGCAAAATCTCCTACAAAAGGATTATAGAAGGATTCAATATTCTTGATTTTTATTGTTATTACAGTTTCCATTCAAATCCTTCTTTTTTAAAACATTATCCAATTCTGTTTACTTGTATTAAAGATTCCACTGGAATTCCATCAATTTCAGAGATTCCTGCTTTGTCGATTAATACGATAACCACTAAAGGTTCTCCGCCATTGTCACGAACTGCAGCAATGACTTCTTTTGCAGTTTTACCACTGGTGGTTACGTCGTCAACGATAACGACTTTCTTACCTTCAACTGAACTGAAATTGGTACTTATAGCACCTTCACCGTCATTGGTTTCTTCGAGTTTTCTGTGCTTGTTTGGGTGGAATACTGCAAGGGAAGTTTCCACTCCACTCATATCCTCTAAGAAGTCAGCCATCATGGTTGCAAATGGAATTCCACTAACTGCCACTCCAACAACCACGTCTGGTTCCCCATGAGATAATGCCATGTCGCTTAAGACACCGGATATGTATCTTAAACGTGTAGAGTTTCCACCTAAACTTTTCCAGTTAATAACTACATCTTCCACTGGAACATTTGGTTTTTCTTCAGTTGGTTTTTGCAAAATTAACCATCTAGCTGTGTCCATTGAAACATTTAATTCATCAGCTATTTCACCAGTTGTAAATCCATGTTTTCTAAGTTCATGGGCTTTTATTATCAATTTTTTTTCCATTTTTCTATCCCCTATTCAAGCTCATCAAAACTTATTGGTTTATGTTCTTTAGAAGATTTGGTAGCAGCAATAACCATTTTTAAAGCATTAAGACCATCTTCACCGCTAATCACAGGTCTTTCGTTATTAACTACAGATTCTAAGAAAGATTTTAATTCCTCTTTTAAAGGTTCTTCATGTTTAATTTGGATATCTTGAGCAAATTTACCGTATACGTCAATGCTTTGCTCAATATAATCAACGGAAATTATTCCATCGGTTCCAGTAACTTCAATCTGTCTTCTTTTGTATGGGGTTAACCAGTTCACTTCAAGAATTCCTGTAGCTTCGTTTTCAAAGTTTACCATAATTTCCGCATGATCTTCAAAGTCACATTTGTCAAGTATGCTTCCCATAGTTCCATAGACTTGGGTAACGTCCTCATCAAATAAGTAGTACATCACATCTAAATCATGAATTGCTAAATCGATTGTAACTCCTACATCTTGTATTCTTGGAGGGAAAGGACCTACTCTTTTTGCAGAAGCGGATACTACATCTCCAATAACATCGTTTTCAATTAATTCTTTTGCCTTTTGAACTGCAGGATTGAATCTTTCCACATGGCCAGTTGCAAGAATAACTCCTTTTTCTTTTGCAGCAGCAATCATTTCTTCTGCTTCCTCTAATGTAAATGCAATTGGTTTTTCAACAAGCACATGTTTTCCATGCTTAATTGCTTCCATTACAATTCCATGGTGAAATGTTGTAGGCACACAAACGCTTACAACTTCGATATCTGGATTTTCAAGTAGTTCTTTGTAATCTGAGTATCCTTGGGTGTCGTATTTTTTACATACCTTTTTCAAAGTTTTTTCACTAACATCAGAAACGGCCAATAAGTTAGCATTTTCCAATTTATAATATACACGAGCATGGTTGTATCCCATAGCTCCAACACCAATAACTCCTACATTTACAGTTCTCAAATTCTTACCTCCTTAAATAAACTCTTGGAAAGTTTTACCTATCTTTTTACCAAGTTCTTGTGATTCTCTAATAGATCCGGACACATTGCACTCCTTAAGAATGTCTCCATCTTTTGTTAATAATATTGAATATATGTTTAATTGTTTGTCTTTAAGCTGAGCTAAACATCCTATAGGCCATTGGCATCCAACGCCCATTTCCTCTAGCACGGCCTTTTCTCCAAATACTTCTTGCATTGAATTATAGTCATTTAATTTTGAAAATATTTCTTTTTTATCAGAATCTTTTCTAATCATAACAGCTATAGCTCCCTGACCTGCTGCTGGAGTAATATAATCAGTTGGAAAAACTGTTTTTATATATTTTGTCAAATTGAGTCTTTTTAAACCAGCTTCAGCCATTATTGTAGCATCCAATTCATTATTAAGAACTTTTTTAATTCTAGTTTCAACATTTCCTCTAAGAGGTTTAAGTTTAAAACCTTTTTTATAATGGTTGCAGAATGCTTCACGTCTAAGGCTACTGCTTCCTAAGGTAGAACCTTTACCTAATTCATCCCATGTTTTATTTGAAATTAAAACGTCATTAGGGGATTCCCTTTTAGGAACCGCTATTATTTCAAGATCTTCATCTAATTCAGTAGGTAAATCTTTAAAACTATGCACTGTAAAATCAACCTCTTCTTCAAGAAGAGCTATATCAAGTTCTTTTGTGAATAATCCCTTTGAATCCATATTGTACAATTGGGATTGGGTTATTTTGTCTCCCTTTGTTTTTATGATTTCAATCTGGGGTTTTTCCTTTGTAATTTTTGATAATGCAGCACAAACTTGGTTTGTTTGAGCAAGTGCTAATTGACTTCCTCTAGTTCCAACGATCAACTAACCATCTCCAATGTTTTTTCTCAGTATCAAGAAAATATTTTTTTTGAAGTATTTCATAGACTTTTAAATTCTATTATATTACTTTTTTATTATTGATAACTTATAAGTTATATGGTTTATTTAAATAATGGTGGAAAATTTTCCAAAAAATAAAGTTTATTTCTTAAATGAATGGAATGCCATTATCTTTGTGACAATTTGCGATAATCTGAACGGTATATGAAAAGAACATTTAATTTTCGATTAATTGCATATTTGATTGCATCATTATAGTTTTCAATAAATGTTGCTGATTTGTTTAGTTTTTCATTTATATTTCTTCCAACTTCACCAGTCAATATCAGATTCAAATCAACATTTTCATTCAGCAGGCCCGCCACTTTCTCCTCATCAATCTCTTCACAGGTTATTCCATAGTCTCCTCCAATTATTATGCAGTATTTTTCTGGATTTTTAAGCATATCTATTGAAAATTCTATGGCCTTTGTGTTTATTCCGGGATTGATCTCCTCAATTATCTTCAAATCACCTACATTTCTAATGTTTGTCCTGCCTTCTATTCCTTTGTAGTTGGCCAATCCATTGATTATGTCGGTTTCACTTGTTTCCAAAGTCAATGCAGTTGTTATTACTCCCAGAATATTTTCAATATGGTGGGGGCCCATTGCAAAGCTTTCAATTTCAAGACATCCGGAAAGCAGATTGTCATTTATTGTTTTAACATTTTCATAAATGACTTTTAGGGAGGTTCCATCAATGTCATAATTTATATCTTTAGCATGAACGTTGCTCTTTTCATCGTCAATTGAAAACGTATTTATTTTATCCTTAAATCTGTCAGACTCATCATTATAATGCTTGTCAAGGGTTTCTTTTTTTATGGCTATTTTGCCGCATCTAAACACTTGTGACTTTGCAGTTTTAGCATCGCTCCTATTTTTGGCTATTGGATAGTTTTCAACAATATTTGTGAGCAATCCAACATCGCCGATTCCTGTAACTCCAAGGGAGCTCTCCAAAATCAGACTTCCGTAATTTATGAAGTCAGTAATCTCGTTTTTCTTACAACCCCAATTGCATGCAGGATTATCGATCCTATAGGCCAAATCCACAGCTTCCTTGATGTTTGCAGGTGTTATGCTAACATTCTTTTTTAGCCTGATTTCATGGTTGTCTCTTACTTGAATAATGCCCAGGCTGCTAAGTATTAATGGATGCAAATCCTTTAGAATTTCCTTAAGCATAAAAACGGAGCTGGTTTTTCCTTTCACCCCCGTAATTTCAATTTTTGGAATTTTCGGATATTTTTTAAAAAAGTCTTTAAGAAGCAATTTTACGGCTTCATGATGTGTTATAAAATCAAGTTCAGTGCATTCTATCTTTTCAATAATCTCATTTTTTGAAAGGGGTAGGTGTATTGGATAGACTACAATCAGTTCATCAGATTCTATTTCTTCCAATTTTCTTATTTTAACCTCTTTCAAGGTTAATTTTGTAATTTCCTCTTCATTTAAAGTGTTATAGATGTCATAAAGATAAATGTTTTCATACTTGTCAAGTTTTGAAAACTCAGCGGCTAACTTGACTCCCCCATGTGTCGCATCTATAATAAGACAATCCATTATAAGCACCTTGGTTCTGTATGGATTCCACCTTCGGTTAACTTGTCCTTAACCTTTTTATAGAAGTATTTTTTGGAGGTTCTGATGAAGTAAACGTCTTTTTCAGCTTTCTTAAACTTGATTTCTTCTTCATATTCTGCTTCTTCGTTAATTTGACCATCCATTACAAAAATAGCTTTTTTACCTTTTTTAAGAAGCTTTACAATTATCTCACTTTTATCAGACACTACAAAAGGCCTTATTCCTAATTTGTATGGGCAGATTGGGATTATTATAAATGCTTCAAGCTTAGGATCAACAATAGGGCCTCCTGCTGACATTGCATAGGCAGTGGAACCGCTTGGTGTTGATACAATTAATCCGTCCGCTCTAAATTCTTCAACAACCTCTCCATCAACTTCTACTTCAAAATGAAGCATTTTTGATGGTTTGTCAGTCATTATTACCACTTCATTTAAAGCGGAATATTGGTGGTCTTCATGGGATACGATAAGCTTTGACCTTTTTTCTATGAAATAATCTCCTTTCAATATCTTTTTCAAGGCTTTGAACGTATCCTTCACTTCGATTTCAGTTAAAAATCCAACAGTACCCATATTAATACCGAATATTGGAATCGGCTGCTTCATTTTACTTTGGGTTCTAAGAAGAGTCCCATCCCCTCCAAGAATGATGATCATGTCGCTATCGAATTCGTCAATTTTCTCCGAAAGCAGCTTGTAGTTAATGTCTAATTTGAGATTCTTAATCTGGTCTGCAATTTCAGGGGCTTCTTTTTGTGTTTGTTTTATTATTTCAGGAAGGTTTGGGTCCTTTTTAAGTTCTTCCAGTTTGTTTGCCAAATCGTTTTCAATAACAACCGCCACGCCGTTCATCAAAAGATAGTTTATTATTTTTGCAGAGTATAATATTGATTTGTATTCATCCAAACGACTTACAATAGCCACTTCTCCAATGATGTCTGCCTCATTGTCAGTTAGGATGTTTACGATTTGACGATGGAGAATTTCATTGTTTGCAGCCACAACAATGGTTTTTTCATAGATTGTTAACTTGTTGTTAAGCTTTTCGCCGTATTTGTTGGTGATGATTCCTCCCGCTTCCTCCAGAATCAGTTTTGATGCGGCGATATCAATAATTCTGCTTCCTCTCAAATCCAGAAACGCATCATATTTTCCACTGGCCACATATGAAAGTTCCAAAACAACGGATCCTAAAACACGCATTCTTCTAGCGTTATCTACAAGTTTTGAAGCTGTTATTGTGCTGCTTTTTGTAAATCCTCCAAGTGTTGTGTTGCTGATGTTTATAACCTTTGACGGATGAACCTCTTCATTGTTTAGCCAGGTTCCTTTTCCCTTTTCAGCTTCAAAGAAGTTCCCGTTACTGAAATTACTTACAAATCCAAGTTCGACGTCATCCAGCGTCGCCACCCTTCCTTCAGGAACTTTGGCGACAGCTACAGATATTCCATATGCAGGAATTCCTTTCACTGCATTGTTTGTCCCGTCAAGAGGGTCGATTAAAAATATGAATTTTGCTTTTTTATCTTCCGGAATGTCTGTTCTTCTTAATTCATGTGTGAGGGTTATGTTTTCTTTCAATCCTTTTCCAAGTCTTAATTCCCCTACCTCTTCACTAATCAAATAGCAGTATTCTGGAGAGTTTTTTAAGATGTTTATTATTTTTTCTTCAGCAATAATATCTATGAGGGATGATGGTGTTCCGTCAGCACCTATTTTAACGTGTTCTCCAGACTCGGTATTTCCAACATATGGCCTGATTGCTCTTCCAACATCTTTTATGATTGCATATGCAAGGTCTGAAGCTATTTTTTTATTTTTTTCATCCATATTATCACCTTATTCGATTATGTCATCGTTCAAATAGACGACGGATGCAACAACGCTTCCAATTTCCTCAACTTCATGAGTTATCTCTTCCACAATCAGTTCTTTAATTTCAATGTTGCGCTGTTCCATCATGTATTTTACCATATAAATAGCTTTGTCAACGAGAGTTTCCGGGTCTTTATCAATTCCTTTTGCTTCCACAACACAACCTAGCTTTTCACCTATTGCTACTGCAACAACCGCAGTCAATATGTCTCCCGGCTTATCTGATGTTATTGTGGAGAGAACACAATTCACCATTGATCCAGGTTTTAGGGGAACTATTTCTTGCACTTCTG from Methanobrevibacter sp. includes the following:
- a CDS encoding winged helix-turn-helix domain-containing protein, with product MCDEEKVLQMVAYVRASKHRQNIIKYLNNKVKTPTDIKNSLNINTNHTSNLLADLRKHDLVYCATPEMKKGRLYKLTEKGEKIVKYLD
- a CDS encoding tetratricopeptide repeat protein, coding for MDSRQLIVRINQAFINKNFEEVIDLCDLILHDDGFNMNALLKKGDSLVELNHHDKAIDCYKLILQNNNRIIPALTNLGYCYLELGRIDEAISSFDEALKLNPNALPAITGKSMACIKAEDFYGAISCFDKLLELDDSNPNFYYQKGLLYKKLNDSSKAEECFDKASKLDSSLFNGKSL
- a CDS encoding orotate phosphoribosyltransferase-like protein; amino-acid sequence: MEKKLIIKAHELRKHGFTTGEIADELNVSMDTARWLILQKPTEEKPNVPVEDVVINWKSLGGNSTRLRYISGVLSDMALSHGEPDVVVGVAVSGIPFATMMADFLEDMSGVETSLAVFHPNKHRKLEETNDGEGAISTNFSSVEGKKVVIVDDVTTSGKTAKEVIAAVRDNGGEPLVVIVLIDKAGISEIDGIPVESLIQVNRIG
- a CDS encoding Gfo/Idh/MocA family protein → MRTVNVGVIGVGAMGYNHARVYYKLENANLLAVSDVSEKTLKKVCKKYDTQGYSDYKELLENPDIEVVSVCVPTTFHHGIVMEAIKHGKHVLVEKPIAFTLEEAEEMIAAAKEKGVILATGHVERFNPAVQKAKELIENDVIGDVVSASAKRVGPFPPRIQDVGVTIDLAIHDLDVMYYLFDEDVTQVYGTMGSILDKCDFEDHAEIMVNFENEATGILEVNWLTPYKRRQIEVTGTDGIISVDYIEQSIDVYGKFAQDIQIKHEEPLKEELKSFLESVVNNERPVISGEDGLNALKMVIAATKSSKEHKPISFDELE
- the hemC gene encoding hydroxymethylbilane synthase encodes the protein MIVGTRGSQLALAQTNQVCAALSKITKEKPQIEIIKTKGDKITQSQLYNMDSKGLFTKELDIALLEEEVDFTVHSFKDLPTELDEDLEIIAVPKRESPNDVLISNKTWDELGKGSTLGSSSLRREAFCNHYKKGFKLKPLRGNVETRIKKVLNNELDATIMAEAGLKRLNLTKYIKTVFPTDYITPAAGQGAIAVMIRKDSDKKEIFSKLNDYNSMQEVFGEKAVLEEMGVGCQWPIGCLAQLKDKQLNIYSILLTKDGDILKECNVSGSIRESQELGKKIGKTFQEFI
- the cfbE gene encoding coenzyme F430 synthase: MDCLIIDATHGGVKLAAEFSKLDKYENIYLYDIYNTLNEEEITKLTLKEVKIRKLEEIESDELIVVYPIHLPLSKNEIIEKIECTELDFITHHEAVKLLLKDFFKKYPKIPKIEITGVKGKTSSVFMLKEILKDLHPLILSSLGIIQVRDNHEIRLKKNVSITPANIKEAVDLAYRIDNPACNWGCKKNEITDFINYGSLILESSLGVTGIGDVGLLTNIVENYPIAKNRSDAKTAKSQVFRCGKIAIKKETLDKHYNDESDRFKDKINTFSIDDEKSNVHAKDINYDIDGTSLKVIYENVKTINDNLLSGCLEIESFAMGPHHIENILGVITTALTLETSETDIINGLANYKGIEGRTNIRNVGDLKIIEEINPGINTKAIEFSIDMLKNPEKYCIIIGGDYGITCEEIDEEKVAGLLNENVDLNLILTGEVGRNINEKLNKSATFIENYNDAIKYAINRKLNVLFIYRSDYRKLSQR
- a CDS encoding bifunctional NADP phosphatase/NAD kinase codes for the protein MDEKNKKIASDLAYAIIKDVGRAIRPYVGNTESGEHVKIGADGTPSSLIDIIAEEKIINILKNSPEYCYLISEEVGELRLGKGLKENITLTHELRRTDIPEDKKAKFIFLIDPLDGTNNAVKGIPAYGISVAVAKVPEGRVATLDDVELGFVSNFSNGNFFEAEKGKGTWLNNEEVHPSKVINISNTTLGGFTKSSTITASKLVDNARRMRVLGSVVLELSYVASGKYDAFLDLRGSRIIDIAASKLILEEAGGIITNKYGEKLNNKLTIYEKTIVVAANNEILHRQIVNILTDNEADIIGEVAIVSRLDEYKSILYSAKIINYLLMNGVAVVIENDLANKLEELKKDPNLPEIIKQTQKEAPEIADQIKNLKLDINYKLLSEKIDEFDSDMIIILGGDGTLLRTQSKMKQPIPIFGINMGTVGFLTEIEVKDTFKALKKILKGDYFIEKRSKLIVSHEDHQYSALNEVVIMTDKPSKMLHFEVEVDGEVVEEFRADGLIVSTPSGSTAYAMSAGGPIVDPKLEAFIIIPICPYKLGIRPFVVSDKSEIIVKLLKKGKKAIFVMDGQINEEAEYEEEIKFKKAEKDVYFIRTSKKYFYKKVKDKLTEGGIHTEPRCL
- a CDS encoding pyruvoyl-dependent arginine decarboxylase, which encodes MKIAIVSGKDEGPTKLNAFDNALTNAGIGDVNLIKVSSMLAGNTEVQEIVPLKPGSMVNCVLSTITSDKPGDILTAVVAVAIGEKLGCVVEAKGIDKDPETLVDKAIYMVKYMMEQRNIEIKELIVEEITHEVEEIGSVVASVVYLNDDIIE